In Paludibaculum fermentans, the genomic stretch GGGTGGTCGATCTGGAGGAGCTTCGCAACGCCTTCGGCAGCCAGCATCTGCGCCTGGCGACCGAAAAGGAACTGCAGGAGCTGTTCCATGATTGCGAACTGGGCGCCATGCCGCCGTTCGGCAACGGAATCCTGTATGAGATGCCGGTCTGGGTGGATGGGCTGCTGATGTCTGAAGAGACCATCTGCTTCAATGCCGGAACGCACCGGGACGTGATTCAGATGAATACGGAGGACTGGGAGGATCTGGTCCGGCCATCGGTGCTGGCGTTTGCGCACGCTGCCGGTTAGGCCGGACGCGCTCCGCGCTTGGCATACTATTGGGATGAACGAGATCTGGACTATCAGGCCCGGGGCGGATGAGTATGCCCCGTACTTCGGCCGTTATATCGACCTGGTCCCGGATGGAGACCTTCTGCAGACGCTACGCGAGCAGTTTGTCCCCACCATTCAACTGCTCGCGCCGCTGCGCGAGGAACAAGCCAACTACCGCTACGCCGAGGGCAAGTGGAGCGTCAAGGAAGTTCTCGGCCACATGATCGACACGGAGAGGATCTTTGCCTACCGTGTGCTCCGCATCGCCCGCAATGACGCCACGCCCCTGCCCGGCTTTGAGCAGGACGACTATGTGAAGTACGGTCCGCACGCGCGGCAGCCGTGGTCCGATCTGATCGAAGAGTTGCAGGTGGTGCGCAGCGCGACATTGTGCCTGCTGCGCGGCCTGGATGGTGAGGCTCTGGCCCGGCGCGGGACGTCCAGCAACAGTCCGGCGAGCGCCCGGGCCCTCGCCTGGGTGATCGCGGGCCACGAGCGGGCGCACATGACTGTGTTCCATGAACGCTACTCGGCCGTTCTGAGTTAGCGGCAAACAGAACAGGAGCGCCGGCGGCCGAGCACCGCCGGCGTTCCCATTTGGTTAAGGGACCAGCGGGAGCCAGACCGCGCTCGAGGCTTCCGCAGAGCGGAAGATCGACTGTGTCGCCTTCACGTAGTCGGCGGGCTGAGCCATGAAGATATTCGACACATACGTCTGCGGATTCCTGTCGTAGAGAGGGAACCAGCTCGACTGGATCTGCACCATGACGCGGTGGCCCGGCAGGAAGACGTGGTTCGCTGTGGGCAGGACGAAGCGATAGCGCTGCGTCTTGCCGGCCGGAATGGGTGACGGCCTTTCGAAGCTATCGCGGTAGCGGCCGCGGAAGATGTCCATGGAAACGGCGAGTTGGTAGCCGCCCATCTCGGGGTAGCTGGGGACTTCGTCCGGATACACGTCGATCAGTTTCACCACCCAGTCGGCGTCGGTGCCGGTGGTTGCGGCGTAGAGGTCGGCGATGGGCGCGCCGCTGATGCGCATCGGGGCGGTGAGTTTCTCGGTTTCGTAGACCAACACGTCGGGGCGGTCAACGACGAAGCGCTGATCCCAGATGAGCCACTGGCGCCAGCGTTCCCCATCAGCGAATCGCACGGGGCGCGGCAGATACGGGATGGGCTTGGCCGGGTCAGAGACATACGAGTCGGACGCGGCTGCCTGGCTGGGTTTGTCGAATGCGAGTGCCGAGCCGGCCTGGAGATAGATCGGCTTCATGGGCGCCGCGCAGCCCGATTCGCAGGCCAGCGGCCAGTTCTTCAACCGGTCCCAATGGTTCTCGCCGGTGTTGTAGATGAAGATGGGCGGAGTGTCGGCCTGCGGGGCACCGGCCTTCAGGTACTGATTGAAGAACGGCAGCAGCACGTCCCGGCGGAACTCAGTGGCGGTGTCGCCCTGCCACTTCAGCGGACCCAAGTTGTAGGCATCGTAGTTGACCTGGCTGTGACGCCACGGTCCCATCACCAGGTAGTTATGACCGGCCTGGCCTTTCGCTTTCAGCGAGAGATAGCAATGAATGGCGCCCCACATGTCTTCCTGGTCCCAGAGGCCCTGGATCCACATGGTGGGTATGCTCGACGGCCGCTCGGCGACCAACTTGTCCAGCGCCTGCCCCTGCCAGAACTCGTCGTAGGCCGGATGCTCCGTCATCTTCTGGACCCACGGCAACTGGTCGAGGCCGTACTTGCGGGCGTAGGCGCCGGAGGAACCGGCACGGAGGAAGCTCTCGAAGTCGTCGTAGTAGCCGCGGTCGATCCCATCACCACCACCGCGACTCGAAGTCTGGCCGGCGGTGTAGTCGTAGTTGGTCTGGCGGAAGGCGCCGTAGTGGAACCAGTCGTCGCCCATCCAGCCGTCGACCATCGGGCTCTCGGGTGCGGCCACCTTCAAAGCCGGGTGCGGTCCAAGAAGAGCCATCACCACGGTGAAGCCTTCGTAGGACGAGCCCAGCATGCCGACGCGGCCATTGGATTCGGGCACGTTCTTCACCAGCCAGTCGATGGTGTCGTAGGCGTCGGTGACATGATCCGTCGATGCCGGGTTGAGGGGGCCGCGTACCGGCCGGGTCATCACATAGTCGCCTTCGGACTTGTGTTTGCCACGCACGTCCTGGAAGACGCGGATATAGCCGGCCTGAACGAAGACCTCGTCACCCTGCGGCAGCGTGGAGAGCATGAGGGGGCTATGATTGCGGCGTGTGCGGCCAAAGGCGTTGTAGGGTGTACGCGTGAGCAGGATCGGAGCGTCGTGGGCTCCCTTGGGGATGACGATGGAGGTGAAAAGCTTGACTCCGTCGCGCATCGGAATCATGACTTCGCGGCGGATGTGATCGTAGCCGTCGGTGGGGACGTGGAATTCCTTTGGAACATCGTTTCCGCCCGGCGACGCTTGCTGCGCCGCGGCCGGGATCCAAGTAAAACACGCGCCCAGCAACACAGCCGCGAGGAAGGGAGCGCGGCATCGGATGGCAAGACCTACTTTCAGACTGCCCTGACAGTGGAGAAAACCCATCTATAGAGTGTAGCCATGGCACACCCGGGGGCGCAGGCCCGCCCCTCGTGATCCCGCCAAAAGATAACGGCCGGAGCGTGAGCCCCGGCCGTTGATCGTTTCGGATTGAGCGGTTGCTTATTCGGCGTCGCCCAGCGGTTCGTCGATGTTGAGATCGATCGGCTCGCTGCCGCCGATATAGCTGCCCTTGGTCTCGTCGTCATAGACGGCGAAGGAGTCGGCCATGAGGGCGTCGGCTTCCTGCACCGGTTCGTCCACCACATCCTCTCCGGCGATCTTCACGCGGCGATAGTAATCCATGCCGGTGCCGGCCGGGATGAGGCGGCCCATGATGACGTTTTCCTTCAGGCCGCGCAGGTAGTCCACCTTGCCGTTGATGGCGGCTTCAGTGAGTACGCGCGTGGTCTCCTGGAACGATGCCGCCGAGATGAAGCTGTCGGTGGACAGCGACGCCTTGGTGATGCCGAGCAGTACGGGCGAGCCCTGAGCCTGGCGGCCGCCTGCTTCGCGCACACGATCGTTCTCTTCCTTGAACTTGAACTTGTCGACGATCTCCTCAGGCAGGAATTCCGTATCGCCGATGTCCTCGATCTTCACCCAGCGCATCATCTGGCGGACGATGACTTCCAGGTGCTTATCGTTGATGTTCACGCCCTGCAGCCGGTAGACTTCCTGAATTTCGTTGACCAGGTACTTTTGCAGTTCCTTTTCACCGAGGACCTTCAGAATGTCGTGCGGATTGCGCGGACCGTCCATCAGCGGATCGCCGGCCTTCACACGTTCTCCGTCCTGCACGTTGATGTGAACACCGCGCGGGATGGAGTATTCCTTTTCCGTCTTGTCGTCGCCGACAATGGCAACCTTGCGGAAGCCCTTGACGACATCGCCGATGCGGACCACGCCGTTGATTTCGCTCATGACGGCGGTTTCCCGCGGCTTGCGCGCTTCGAACAGTTCGACGACGCGCGGCAGACCGCCGGTGATGTCCTTGGTCTTCGTCGTGGCGCGCGGGATCTTGGCCAGCACGTCGCCGGCGTGGACCCGGTCGCCCGCACGGACACTCAAGTGCGCGTGGGTGGGCATGAGGTAGCGGCGCTCGTCATGCTTGCCGCCGCCATCCGGATGGATGATGACGGTGGGCAGGCGCTTTTCGTCGGGCGAGTCGATGACGACCCACTGCGACAGGCCGGTTACTTCGT encodes the following:
- a CDS encoding DinB family protein is translated as MNEIWTIRPGADEYAPYFGRYIDLVPDGDLLQTLREQFVPTIQLLAPLREEQANYRYAEGKWSVKEVLGHMIDTERIFAYRVLRIARNDATPLPGFEQDDYVKYGPHARQPWSDLIEELQVVRSATLCLLRGLDGEALARRGTSSNSPASARALAWVIAGHERAHMTVFHERYSAVLS
- a CDS encoding CocE/NonD family hydrolase, with the translated sequence MGFLHCQGSLKVGLAIRCRAPFLAAVLLGACFTWIPAAAQQASPGGNDVPKEFHVPTDGYDHIRREVMIPMRDGVKLFTSIVIPKGAHDAPILLTRTPYNAFGRTRRNHSPLMLSTLPQGDEVFVQAGYIRVFQDVRGKHKSEGDYVMTRPVRGPLNPASTDHVTDAYDTIDWLVKNVPESNGRVGMLGSSYEGFTVVMALLGPHPALKVAAPESPMVDGWMGDDWFHYGAFRQTNYDYTAGQTSSRGGGDGIDRGYYDDFESFLRAGSSGAYARKYGLDQLPWVQKMTEHPAYDEFWQGQALDKLVAERPSSIPTMWIQGLWDQEDMWGAIHCYLSLKAKGQAGHNYLVMGPWRHSQVNYDAYNLGPLKWQGDTATEFRRDVLLPFFNQYLKAGAPQADTPPIFIYNTGENHWDRLKNWPLACESGCAAPMKPIYLQAGSALAFDKPSQAAASDSYVSDPAKPIPYLPRPVRFADGERWRQWLIWDQRFVVDRPDVLVYETEKLTAPMRISGAPIADLYAATTGTDADWVVKLIDVYPDEVPSYPEMGGYQLAVSMDIFRGRYRDSFERPSPIPAGKTQRYRFVLPTANHVFLPGHRVMVQIQSSWFPLYDRNPQTYVSNIFMAQPADYVKATQSIFRSAEASSAVWLPLVP
- a CDS encoding aminoacyl-tRNA deacylase, which codes for MKTLDRLTALLEMREIFYRHDRHPLTYTARETARADHLPPRTFAKVVVVHSEDGYAMSVLPADRVVDLEELRNAFGSQHLRLATEKELQELFHDCELGAMPPFGNGILYEMPVWVDGLLMSEETICFNAGTHRDVIQMNTEDWEDLVRPSVLAFAHAAG